A genome region from Alphaproteobacteria bacterium includes the following:
- a CDS encoding sulfite exporter TauE/SafE family protein: MDIDFWQLITLGFFAQLIDGALGMAYGTLSATVLLSLGLPPSIASASVHTAEIVTTGISGASHYWYKNIDFKIVKRIAIPGIIGAIIGAYILTEIPGNVIKPYVSGYLFILGIVILLRALSKIEKVKIFFKDLEIFALFGGFLDTIGGGGWGPILASSLIATGRTPRYVIGSVNFAEFFISLTASIVFILTLNNFDTYWKISLALLIGGAIAAPFAAKITQKIPRKLLMFFVGCLIVLLSLNNIFKFI; the protein is encoded by the coding sequence ATGGATATAGATTTTTGGCAATTAATTACTTTAGGTTTTTTTGCACAATTAATTGATGGTGCTTTGGGTATGGCATATGGTACTTTATCCGCAACTGTTTTATTAAGTTTGGGATTGCCACCATCTATTGCAAGTGCAAGTGTTCATACAGCAGAAATTGTAACAACTGGTATTTCTGGTGCATCACATTATTGGTATAAAAATATTGATTTTAAAATTGTAAAAAGAATCGCTATCCCAGGTATTATAGGTGCTATTATAGGTGCTTATATATTAACAGAAATACCAGGAAATGTCATAAAACCATATGTCTCAGGATATCTTTTTATATTAGGTATCGTTATTTTATTGCGTGCCTTATCAAAAATTGAAAAAGTTAAAATTTTTTTTAAGGATTTAGAAATTTTTGCTCTTTTCGGTGGGTTTCTAGATACTATAGGGGGTGGGGGATGGGGGCCTATTCTTGCCTCAAGTTTAATTGCAACGGGAAGAACGCCTCGATATGTTATTGGTTCGGTCAATTTTGCAGAATTTTTTATAAGTTTGACAGCCTCTATTGTTTTTATTCTCACATTGAACAATTTTGATACTTATTGGAAAATTTCATTAGCCCTTTTAATAGGTGGGGCAATCGCAGCCCCATTTGCGGCAAAGATTACACAAAAAATTCCAAGAAAATTATTAATGTTTTTTGTGGGATGTTTAATTGTATTATTAAGTTTAAATAATATTTTTAAATTTATATAA
- the dapF gene encoding diaminopimelate epimerase produces MIHYTLMHGCGNDFIFLEDPSNLLFPSRHVLALHLCDRHKGIGADGLVLINHNKELGTFSMVYINSDGSDGAMCGNAARCAAYYITYFYNIRQRFIINTPVGAISSLVSSKDDVKIDMTNPKDEKEVSLSLPFSQPPFYFINTGVPHLVIMVSNILNIDVHTWGKKLRNDEIFNPDGTNVNFVETRPEINFIRTYERGVEKETLACGTGSIAAALALYRYTNLQPPIIIKTYGGDHLKIDFKEDANKNFYGVTLSGPVEIIASGEVNESWLSDRGLNFHL; encoded by the coding sequence ATGATACATTATACATTAATGCATGGATGCGGAAACGATTTTATTTTTCTTGAAGATCCATCAAATTTATTATTTCCATCGCGACATGTTTTAGCATTGCATTTATGTGATCGCCACAAGGGCATTGGGGCAGATGGGTTGGTCTTAATTAATCATAATAAAGAACTTGGTACATTTTCTATGGTTTATATTAATTCGGATGGAAGTGATGGCGCTATGTGTGGAAATGCAGCACGCTGTGCTGCTTATTATATAACATATTTTTATAATATTCGGCAAAGATTTATTATTAATACACCTGTAGGGGCAATTAGCTCGCTTGTTTCATCAAAAGATGATGTTAAAATTGATATGACTAACCCCAAAGATGAAAAAGAAGTTTCATTATCCTTACCCTTTAGCCAACCGCCATTTTATTTTATAAATACGGGCGTGCCGCATCTTGTCATTATGGTCAGTAATATTTTAAACATTGATGTTCACACTTGGGGAAAAAAACTTAGAAATGATGAGATTTTTAATCCAGATGGTACAAATGTAAATTTTGTAGAAACAAGACCTGAAATTAATTTTATCCGTACTTATGAACGTGGTGTTGAAAAAGAAACTTTAGCATGTGGAACAGGTTCTATAGCAGCAGCTTTAGCTTTATATCGATACACAAATCTTCAACCCCCAATTATCATTAAAACCTATGGCGGGGATCATTTAAAAATTGATTTTAAAGAAGACGCAAATAAAAATTTTTATGGTGTAACCTTATCTGGTCCAGTAGAAATTATTGCATCAGGTGAAGTTAATGAATCATGGCTAAGTGATCGTGGATTAAATTTTCATTTATAA
- a CDS encoding DUF1467 family protein: MIWFRDILAYIVIWWIIFFMTLPFGIKTLSKEENINKSGVPEKPRIFIKSFITTLLAFFIWIIWKVWLNKYLYNLSI, translated from the coding sequence ATGATTTGGTTTCGTGATATATTAGCTTATATCGTCATATGGTGGATAATTTTTTTTATGACGTTACCCTTTGGTATAAAAACTTTATCGAAAGAAGAAAATATAAATAAAAGTGGGGTTCCAGAAAAACCAAGAATTTTTATTAAAAGTTTCATTACTACACTACTAGCTTTCTTTATATGGATTATTTGGAAAGTATGGTTAAATAAATATTTATATAATTTGTCAATTTAA
- the mce gene encoding methylmalonyl-CoA epimerase, whose protein sequence is MIGRLNHVAIAVPDLHEASQIYATILGSNVSKPVSLPAHGVTVVFVDLPNTKIELLHPLGDTSPIKKFLEKNPLGGIHHICYEVEDILESAKQLTLKGIKILGTGIPEIGAHGKPVLFLSPKNFMGTLIELEQV, encoded by the coding sequence ATGATTGGCCGTCTTAATCATGTAGCAATTGCGGTACCAGATTTACATGAAGCATCGCAAATTTATGCTACTATATTAGGGAGTAACGTATCAAAACCTGTATCATTACCTGCTCATGGTGTGACAGTTGTTTTTGTTGACCTACCTAATACAAAGATTGAACTTTTACATCCTTTGGGTGATACATCACCCATTAAAAAATTTCTTGAAAAAAATCCTTTGGGTGGCATCCATCATATTTGCTATGAGGTCGAAGATATTTTAGAATCTGCTAAACAATTAACATTAAAAGGTATAAAAATTTTGGGAACTGGCATTCCGGAAATTGGAGCCCATGGTAAACCTGTACTTTTTCTAAGTCCTAAAAATTTTATGGGTACCTTAATAGAATTAGAACAGGTATAA
- a CDS encoding ribonuclease J — translation MTILPKNDEVLFLPLGGSNEIGMNLNLYGHDQKWLMVDLGISFMDPAMPGVEVTMPDPKFIHEQRNQLLGLVLTHAHEDHIGAVPYLWPQLECPIYATPFTASLLRNKLKEAGLEKKAKITLINPGQKISIGPFEIEIIHITHSIPDSYAVILRTKLGAILHTGDWKFDPGPVVGPVSDEKALQSLSQENVLAVVGDSTNIYTLGHSGSEQELAQSLINITKNFKYRIAFACFASNVARIKTIASIAQKIGRHVVLAGKSLWRINAAARECNYLSDMQEFLPEEEFMKLPRDRVLLICTGSQGEERSALAKIANKTHPRIFLEKDDTVIFSSRIIPGNEIVINKLHNKLVDLGINIITEKDEFVHVSGHPAQEELATMYRYVKPKALIAVHGERHHVMAHAKFALKCQIPHAIAGRNGTIIRITNESIEEDETVIHNKLGLDGTKLIPKESKIFKERHKLLNTGAVFITMIFNQKNDLMAKPLINLPGILIEEENVPLIERITGNLWASLKQLSFDDRQKDIVVKDFTISLIRSMLKDYYGKKPMIYVHLLRMS, via the coding sequence ATGACAATTCTTCCAAAAAATGATGAAGTTTTATTTTTGCCATTAGGTGGATCCAATGAAATTGGAATGAATCTTAATTTATATGGACACGATCAAAAATGGCTTATGGTTGATTTAGGTATTTCATTTATGGATCCAGCGATGCCAGGCGTTGAAGTAACCATGCCTGATCCTAAATTTATTCATGAACAACGTAATCAATTATTAGGATTGGTACTTACGCACGCCCACGAAGATCATATTGGTGCTGTACCTTATTTATGGCCGCAATTAGAATGTCCAATTTATGCAACACCATTTACAGCTAGCCTTCTTCGTAACAAACTTAAAGAAGCTGGTTTAGAAAAAAAAGCCAAAATTACACTAATTAATCCAGGTCAAAAAATTTCAATTGGGCCTTTTGAAATTGAAATTATTCATATTACACATTCTATACCAGATTCATATGCTGTGATCTTACGTACAAAATTGGGAGCTATATTACATACAGGTGATTGGAAATTTGATCCGGGTCCCGTGGTTGGGCCTGTATCAGATGAAAAGGCATTGCAGAGTTTATCGCAAGAAAATGTTCTTGCTGTTGTTGGGGATTCTACCAATATTTATACACTTGGTCATTCTGGTTCTGAGCAAGAACTTGCCCAAAGTTTAATAAATATTACAAAAAATTTTAAATATCGGATTGCTTTTGCTTGTTTTGCAAGTAATGTTGCAAGAATTAAAACTATTGCGTCCATTGCCCAAAAAATCGGTCGCCATGTTGTTCTTGCAGGTAAATCTTTATGGCGCATCAATGCGGCGGCGCGAGAATGTAATTATTTGTCAGATATGCAGGAATTTCTTCCAGAAGAAGAATTTATGAAACTTCCAAGGGATAGAGTCTTATTGATTTGTACAGGTAGTCAAGGTGAAGAAAGATCAGCTTTGGCAAAAATTGCTAATAAAACCCATCCCAGAATTTTTTTAGAAAAGGATGATACAGTTATTTTTTCATCCCGTATAATCCCAGGTAATGAAATAGTTATCAATAAATTACATAACAAACTTGTTGATTTAGGGATTAATATTATTACAGAAAAAGATGAATTTGTTCATGTCTCTGGGCATCCTGCTCAAGAAGAATTGGCAACAATGTATCGTTATGTTAAACCCAAAGCCCTTATTGCGGTGCATGGGGAAAGACATCATGTTATGGCGCATGCTAAATTTGCATTGAAATGCCAAATACCTCATGCTATCGCGGGACGAAATGGAACCATAATTAGAATTACCAATGAATCTATAGAAGAAGATGAAACCGTAATTCATAATAAACTTGGGCTAGATGGTACCAAACTTATCCCTAAAGAGTCGAAAATTTTTAAAGAAAGACATAAATTACTTAATACGGGTGCAGTTTTTATTACAATGATTTTTAATCAAAAGAATGATTTAATGGCTAAACCTTTAATTAATTTACCTGGTATTTTGATTGAAGAAGAAAATGTACCCTTGATAGAACGTATAACTGGTAATTTATGGGCATCGTTAAAACAACTTTCTTTCGACGATAGGCAAAAAGATATAGTGGTCAAGGATTTTACGATTTCATTGATAAGAAGTATGTTAAAAGATTATTACGGTAAAAAACCCATGATTTATGTTCATTTATTAAGGATGTCATAA
- a CDS encoding type III pantothenate kinase — protein sequence MLLVIDCGNTNTVFALVDKENIKASWRTATDSKKTADDYIVWLAQLMALENYSVKNINAVAIASVVPQSLLNLKILAKKYFACNPFIIDRHHITRDIKITLPNPDEIGADRLVNVVAARQKYSLPLIVVDFGTATTFDILNDHAEYIGGLIIPGVNLSLEALYKNAAKLPKVEIIKPEKVIGHTTIHAMQSGIYWGYLSLIEGVTQKIIEEQKFKNLSIIATGGLSTLFSKTHIFTAIDPDLTLNGLVYIYEAYK from the coding sequence ATGCTTTTAGTCATTGATTGTGGAAATACAAATACAGTTTTTGCTTTGGTAGATAAAGAAAATATTAAAGCAAGTTGGCGTACCGCTACGGATTCTAAAAAAACTGCTGATGATTATATTGTTTGGCTTGCCCAATTAATGGCTTTAGAAAATTATTCTGTAAAAAATATCAATGCAGTTGCCATTGCATCTGTCGTACCTCAATCTTTACTTAATCTTAAAATTTTGGCAAAAAAATATTTTGCGTGTAATCCTTTTATTATTGATAGACATCATATAACACGTGATATAAAAATCACTTTACCTAATCCCGATGAAATTGGAGCGGATCGGTTGGTAAATGTTGTAGCTGCTCGACAAAAATATTCTTTGCCCTTAATTGTGGTAGATTTTGGTACGGCTACAACTTTCGATATTTTGAATGATCATGCTGAATATATAGGCGGGTTAATTATACCTGGTGTTAATTTATCCTTAGAAGCTCTTTATAAAAATGCTGCAAAACTTCCCAAAGTTGAAATTATAAAACCCGAAAAGGTTATTGGTCATACAACAATTCATGCTATGCAATCGGGTATTTATTGGGGATATCTTAGCCTGATTGAAGGTGTGACACAAAAAATAATTGAAGAACAAAAATTTAAAAATTTATCTATTATTGCCACGGGTGGACTATCTACCCTATTTTCTAAAACCCACATATTTACAGCGATTGATCCTGATTTAACATTAAATGGATTAGTTTATATTTATGAAGCGTATAAATAA
- a CDS encoding biotin--[acetyl-CoA-carboxylase] ligase, whose protein sequence is MNKRLTLNSFYTLIKFDEIDSTNDELKRLIYHSSGTCEGTVVWALCQKAGKGRRGKQWFSPPGNLYFSLLLKPETSIQNTGQIGFIASNTMADIIEQYSNHQIKINLKWPNDLLIKKHKIGGILLESLTSLQSTLLLDWLIIGIGININHYPPDNPYPVTSLFKENLILMTSDLTIFLYSFLNSFYVNYIKWKKNGFSFIKDEWLQKAEGLKKNISIKLEDKIVSGYFETIDETGALILIDPNGIKHKITTGDVSFG, encoded by the coding sequence ATGAATAAAAGACTCACTTTAAATTCGTTTTATACATTAATTAAATTTGATGAAATTGACAGTACCAATGACGAATTAAAAAGGTTAATTTACCATTCATCTGGTACATGTGAAGGAACAGTTGTTTGGGCTTTATGCCAAAAAGCAGGTAAGGGAAGAAGAGGGAAGCAATGGTTTTCCCCGCCTGGTAATTTATATTTCTCTTTATTATTAAAACCAGAAACTTCTATTCAAAATACAGGGCAAATTGGATTTATCGCGAGCAACACAATGGCCGATATTATTGAACAATATTCTAATCATCAAATAAAGATTAATTTAAAATGGCCCAATGATTTATTAATTAAAAAACACAAAATTGGGGGAATTTTATTAGAAAGTTTAACGTCGCTTCAATCGACCTTATTGCTTGATTGGTTAATTATAGGTATTGGTATTAATATTAATCATTATCCACCAGATAATCCATATCCTGTTACCAGTTTATTTAAAGAAAATTTAATTTTGATGACTTCGGATTTAACAATATTTTTATATAGTTTTCTTAATAGTTTTTATGTTAACTATATAAAATGGAAAAAAAATGGTTTTTCTTTTATAAAAGATGAATGGCTTCAAAAAGCAGAAGGTTTAAAAAAAAATATTAGTATCAAATTAGAAGATAAGATAGTATCAGGATATTTTGAGACTATAGATGAAACAGGGGCTTTAATTTTAATTGATCCTAACGGAATAAAACATAAAATTACAACAGGTGACGTATCTTTTGGTTAG